Below is a genomic region from Primulina eburnea isolate SZY01 chromosome 9, ASM2296580v1, whole genome shotgun sequence.
CTCAGTTATCAAGTATGCACACCGCCAACTCTCCTCTTACCAGTTGGATTCTCATGTGCTTTCTTTTCCCAATTCAATGAATTTGCGTGACGTCGAATACGATCTGTACTTGtacatttttcaaaaaatgtaGGTGGAAATTCGAGGATTGATTACCACTTTGTAATGTAAAATTCTTTTGTATAGTTTGAATTGGGGTTTAGTTtttgtaataaaataaaaaaatggtgATTGTTAAATGGGATTCAGGCGTTCTGAAGAGATGAATGTGAATTCAATGCTACTGGGTTACACTGAAGCTCTGTGGTTGCTTTTCTGTTAACTATGGGTGGTTATCTATTtggaaatttattttgttttcttgaTATCACAAAGTCTGGTGGATTCTAACCAATTTCTGTAGATACACAAGCAGTTTTTTGAAGTAATTGTTTTCTTTATGCTTTACAGGGTAAAGTGCTTTTAGCTTTAGTGATGAAGGAAGAAGAAATTAACCGATGCCAAATCCAAGAATGGTACCCCAAATTCAAATCTGTATCCATAAAATCCATCATCCATGGTCTGCCGGAGTCGTTTGTCGATTATCTTCTCAATGACTCTGGTCCATTCTTGCTTCCTGTTTCCatctcaaatgatgatgcactTCCAAATAGAGTACGTAATCCTGAAGATGAAGAAGACTTTGTAGTGTCAGAAGAATCTGATGATGAGGCAGAACAACCTATTTCTGCCCCTTGTTTCCCTGAATTGGAAATGGAGATCAAAGCGTCCATTGAATCCCTAGGGGGTGCTGTTTTTCCCAAGCTTAACTGGAGCGCACCTAAAGACTCTTCTTGGATCAGTCCAACCGGGAACCTTAGGTGTACCACTTTCAATGAAATAGCACTTCTGTTGAGGTCGTCTGATTCTCTCGTGAACGACCTGTGCCATGCATATGATTCGTGTAGTGATACGAGTGCATCAAGGCCAACATATTTCTTCCTCGCTCTCCGTAAATGGTATCCATCAATGCAGCCTGGGATGGAATTCCGTTGTTTTGTTTGCAATAAAGTCCTCATTGGAATTTGCCAACGAGAAGTTACTAGCTTTTACCCCGCTCTTCTTGCGAGGAAACTTGATCTTAAAATGATGATCCAGGAATTCTTTATGGAGAAGGTGCTGGAAAATTTTGAATCTGAATGTTACACATTTGACATCTATGTCACGAGGGATGAACGAGTGAAGCTCTTGGATTTCAACCCTTGGGGTGCATTTACCCTCCCACTTCTCTTTACTTGGGAGGAACTGGAAGAGAAATTGAAGGAAGAAGATCACGATTTGGAGTTCAGAATTGTGGAGAGTCGTCTCGGTATACGTCCGGGTTTAAAAACTGCAGTACCTT
It encodes:
- the LOC140841893 gene encoding uncharacterized protein is translated as MKEEEINRCQIQEWYPKFKSVSIKSIIHGLPESFVDYLLNDSGPFLLPVSISNDDALPNRVRNPEDEEDFVVSEESDDEAEQPISAPCFPELEMEIKASIESLGGAVFPKLNWSAPKDSSWISPTGNLRCTTFNEIALLLRSSDSLVNDLCHAYDSCSDTSASRPTYFFLALRKWYPSMQPGMEFRCFVCNKVLIGICQREVTSFYPALLARKLDLKMMIQEFFMEKVLENFESECYTFDIYVTRDERVKLLDFNPWGAFTLPLLFTWEELEEKLKEEDHDLEFRIVESRLGIRPGLKTAVPYDYLDTSPGSGWDQFLRNADEELRRQSNPTEAGG